Proteins encoded in a region of the Haloglomus salinum genome:
- a CDS encoding DUF1810 domain-containing protein produces the protein MADDDDPHDLQRFVEAQDSVKETVERELRAGHKRNHWIWFVFPQVAGLGSSPTTRRYAISSRAEAEAYLEHPVLGRRLREWTELVNDVEGRSANEIFDHPDDLKFCSSMTLFEAVADDPEPFRTAIERYYDGERDSKTLAFLEDD, from the coding sequence ATGGCGGACGACGACGACCCGCACGACCTGCAGCGCTTCGTCGAGGCACAGGACTCGGTCAAGGAGACGGTCGAGCGTGAACTGCGGGCGGGTCACAAGCGGAATCACTGGATCTGGTTCGTCTTCCCGCAGGTCGCCGGCCTCGGCAGCAGCCCCACGACGCGGCGCTACGCCATCTCGTCGCGGGCGGAGGCCGAGGCCTACCTCGAACACCCGGTGCTGGGCCGGCGCCTTCGCGAGTGGACGGAGCTAGTCAACGATGTCGAGGGGCGCTCGGCGAACGAGATATTCGACCACCCGGACGACCTGAAGTTCTGCTCGTCGATGACGCTGTTCGAGGCGGTCGCGGACGACCCGGAGCCGTTCAGGACGGCCATCGAACGGTACTACGACGGCGAGCGGGACTCCAAAACGCTCGCGTTCCTCGAGGACGACTGA
- a CDS encoding NRDE family protein produces MCTLILAWQTFADAPVTVAANRDEADGRPSSPPAVRHGPLRYVAPRDEEAGGTWIGYNEAGLFVGITNRWKPLRDGERSRGLLVQDALGHETAEDAARFVERTVEKGGYNPFHLVVADANAAILLSWEGRLAVRTLDPGIHAVVNVGWDGSYFVPENRPEVGLQQAEDTDRVREELRPEPGENAREFIDRARAVLGDHEYGRCIHGDGFGTQSSSLLRIGPEGAVFEYADGKPCETEYEPVPGLDGALAGTESE; encoded by the coding sequence GTGTGTACCCTCATCCTCGCCTGGCAGACGTTCGCGGACGCGCCGGTGACGGTCGCGGCGAACCGAGACGAGGCTGACGGCCGGCCCAGCAGTCCCCCAGCCGTGCGCCACGGGCCACTGCGGTACGTCGCCCCGCGCGACGAGGAGGCGGGTGGCACCTGGATCGGATACAACGAGGCGGGCCTGTTCGTCGGCATCACGAACCGGTGGAAACCACTCCGCGACGGCGAGCGCTCCCGGGGACTGCTGGTACAGGACGCGCTCGGCCACGAGACGGCCGAGGACGCCGCCCGCTTCGTCGAGCGGACGGTCGAGAAGGGCGGCTACAACCCGTTCCACCTCGTCGTCGCCGACGCGAACGCCGCCATCCTCCTCTCGTGGGAGGGTCGTCTCGCTGTCCGGACCCTCGACCCCGGTATCCACGCCGTCGTCAACGTCGGCTGGGACGGGAGCTACTTCGTCCCCGAGAACCGCCCGGAGGTCGGCCTCCAGCAGGCCGAGGATACCGACCGTGTCCGCGAGGAACTGCGCCCCGAGCCCGGAGAGAACGCCCGCGAGTTCATCGACCGGGCCCGGGCCGTCCTCGGCGACCACGAGTACGGGCGCTGCATCCACGGTGACGGCTTCGGCACCCAGTCCTCGTCGCTCCTCCGCATCGGCCCGGAGGGCGCCGTCTTCGAGTACGCCGACGGCAAGCCCTGCGAAACCGAGTACGAGCCGGTTCCGGGGCTGGACGGGGCGCTGGCCGGGACGGAGTCGGAGTGA
- a CDS encoding ATP-binding protein: MTDSDSDLGDFASFTPDDEGDGADDTDAGGGSAGAENGAATEADAGSGTGDDAERFDEMAATPAGSDEGLGTLSASEGLVISEDERDTRMKAYVTVNNRSRVRIGKYLVAPYPDGELLFSRITALEYAQEFRSDDATEIHARRAMRQDAADERDYKFMATLEPLSVLYREAGELRRRMADRVPRPETVVREATDETEIKTGLKIPEDGVFLGHLAVGGEKVRTGASPPTVDYRLSDSYESGDPLVFRHALVAGGTGSGKTHATKNVLRQYLGRTYEMDDDRTPGVAVVQFDPQDEYAQMHDDNDAITDEDARRYEREGLQFGGYDDTKAFVPQVGSAGYSGGHHRAEQVPFTVPFSMVRERPWLVASAGLNDNQYPALQRLLERFFQQHGDSGTYDEFTTFLDDPALREELHESGQVHEATFDAVRRRAYGFGSVFDQDAQPITDLVNEFVRPGGLSTVPTYHINSSREATTVVLAVASLLVDQKLSNDPTYDRIKETPLVLGMDEAHNFLTDADSVQARKVVSKFSEAAKQGRKERLGLFLITQDPQDIADPIFKQVNTRLVLNLGDEDAVSAVNLPSALEGKVPYFEKGQLAVYSPDNSEPVELIGLSNCLTKHGRD; this comes from the coding sequence ATGACCGATTCCGATTCGGACCTCGGCGACTTCGCCAGTTTCACGCCCGACGACGAGGGCGACGGGGCCGACGACACGGATGCCGGCGGGGGGTCGGCAGGAGCGGAGAACGGCGCGGCCACGGAGGCCGACGCTGGAAGCGGTACGGGCGACGACGCCGAGCGGTTCGACGAGATGGCCGCGACCCCTGCCGGGTCGGACGAGGGGCTCGGCACCCTCTCGGCGTCGGAGGGGCTGGTCATCAGCGAGGACGAGCGCGACACGCGGATGAAGGCGTACGTCACTGTGAACAACCGCTCCCGGGTCCGAATCGGGAAGTACCTCGTCGCGCCGTATCCCGACGGCGAGTTGCTGTTCTCGCGCATCACCGCGCTCGAGTACGCCCAGGAGTTCCGCTCGGACGACGCGACCGAGATTCACGCCCGGCGGGCGATGCGACAGGACGCCGCCGACGAGCGCGACTACAAGTTCATGGCCACGCTCGAACCCCTCTCGGTCCTGTACCGGGAGGCCGGCGAACTCCGGCGGCGGATGGCCGACCGCGTGCCACGGCCGGAGACGGTCGTCCGCGAGGCCACTGACGAGACCGAAATCAAGACCGGCCTGAAGATTCCGGAGGACGGCGTCTTCCTCGGCCACCTCGCCGTCGGTGGCGAGAAGGTCCGGACCGGGGCCTCCCCGCCGACGGTCGACTACCGGCTCTCGGACTCGTACGAGTCGGGTGACCCACTCGTCTTCCGGCACGCGCTCGTCGCTGGCGGGACCGGCTCCGGGAAGACCCACGCCACGAAGAACGTCCTCCGGCAGTACCTCGGGCGCACGTACGAGATGGACGACGACCGCACGCCCGGCGTGGCGGTCGTGCAGTTCGACCCGCAGGACGAGTACGCCCAGATGCACGACGACAACGACGCCATCACCGACGAGGATGCGCGTCGGTACGAGCGCGAGGGGCTGCAGTTCGGCGGCTACGACGACACGAAGGCGTTCGTCCCGCAGGTCGGGTCCGCCGGCTACTCCGGTGGCCACCACCGCGCCGAGCAGGTCCCGTTCACGGTGCCGTTCTCGATGGTCCGGGAGCGCCCGTGGCTGGTCGCCTCCGCCGGGCTCAACGACAACCAGTATCCCGCGCTCCAGCGTCTGCTCGAGCGGTTCTTCCAGCAACACGGCGATAGCGGTACGTACGACGAGTTCACCACCTTCCTCGACGACCCGGCGCTCCGCGAGGAACTCCACGAGTCCGGCCAGGTCCACGAGGCCACCTTCGACGCCGTCCGTCGGCGGGCCTACGGCTTCGGGAGCGTCTTCGACCAGGACGCCCAGCCCATCACCGACCTCGTCAACGAGTTCGTCCGGCCCGGCGGGCTCTCGACGGTGCCGACCTACCACATCAACTCCTCGCGGGAGGCGACGACGGTGGTGCTGGCGGTGGCCTCGCTGCTCGTCGACCAGAAGCTCTCGAACGACCCGACGTACGACCGTATCAAGGAGACGCCGCTCGTCCTCGGGATGGACGAGGCCCACAACTTCCTCACCGACGCCGACAGCGTGCAGGCCCGGAAGGTCGTCTCGAAGTTCTCCGAGGCCGCCAAGCAGGGCCGCAAGGAACGGCTCGGCCTCTTCCTCATCACGCAGGACCCCCAGGACATCGCGGACCCCATCTTCAAGCAGGTGAACACGCGCCTCGTGCTGAACCTCGGCGACGAGGACGCCGTTTCCGCCGTCAACCTCCCCAGCGCGCTGGAGGGGAAGGTCCCCTACTTCGAGAAGGGACAGCTGGCGGTCTACTCGCCGGACAACTCCGAGCCCGTCGAGCTCATCGGGCTGTCGAACTGTCTCACCAAGCACGGCCGGGACTGA